A DNA window from Bdellovibrio sp. BCCA contains the following coding sequences:
- a CDS encoding glycosyltransferase family 39 protein, which translates to MEIRKKFSPTNWFFVAGLCGILLTLSWFSFVTPQPKNIRFIHPDLDSTDQAPSTVYHRPHQDGLYWLNFDTEPMLVAPKRLHLRTFNCVHQLSTSHGEWNFPSNQNAVCNNKDGVILRNTASILNQPTTWYIAGSTSGGNYGVILDVDWTEWPFALGLTVLMISLGLAVYGKLPTMQNPERVAVMIFLAGAFFLRFWFVFIMSSPQMSLFSDMGMYFDRGWELDRGIYQTTQTFQPIGYTLLSLWVRHLGGFPLLNWLQVFLSWGVVFLIFLMVRERFGKTAGLISLLVASTHIPLAALASMHMAEMTYAFLITFTLWCILKVLKRQTLTGFFIIGFLLAFAFYFKGNHAFFIPAFSLWLLYRDRKNLSAAFLKVSMLAVGCLIVVIPHVVWTGIHYDKPQLGPTAGALNFVEGKCPSKDNRDSRGARWMSPLFGVLGERTFKKWPRPFTDQAYFWKEGFKCIEENPAVLLSSFRYIYYLFAGNTLWPIAETPMKTWYYPWEIFFLYGLLPFALIGALSLSRKKDSFTEVAALMMLTLFFTVWFFKSENRFRVPFDAIIIVWSSAGLAWALEKIKAWALEKPKPSSLPLEAIKASSPT; encoded by the coding sequence ATGGAAATAAGAAAAAAGTTTTCTCCGACGAATTGGTTTTTTGTTGCAGGTCTTTGCGGAATTCTTCTCACGCTGTCGTGGTTCTCTTTCGTAACACCCCAGCCTAAAAATATTCGCTTCATTCATCCTGATTTGGATTCCACGGATCAAGCGCCCTCGACGGTTTATCACCGCCCTCATCAAGATGGTCTTTATTGGTTAAATTTTGATACAGAGCCTATGCTTGTCGCACCAAAGCGTCTTCATTTGCGCACATTTAACTGCGTTCATCAGCTCAGCACTTCTCATGGAGAATGGAATTTTCCATCCAATCAAAATGCAGTCTGCAATAATAAAGACGGTGTTATTCTTCGCAATACAGCTTCGATATTAAACCAACCGACGACATGGTATATCGCCGGCAGCACCTCTGGAGGAAACTACGGCGTTATTCTTGATGTTGATTGGACCGAATGGCCCTTCGCACTGGGACTGACAGTTCTTATGATTTCGTTGGGCTTAGCTGTTTATGGAAAGTTACCCACGATGCAAAATCCAGAGCGTGTTGCCGTGATGATTTTTTTAGCGGGCGCCTTTTTTCTTCGGTTCTGGTTCGTGTTTATCATGTCTTCCCCACAAATGAGTTTATTTTCTGACATGGGAATGTACTTTGATCGCGGTTGGGAGTTGGACCGTGGCATTTACCAAACAACACAAACCTTTCAGCCCATTGGCTATACGCTTTTATCTTTGTGGGTTCGTCACTTAGGCGGGTTTCCGCTTTTGAACTGGTTGCAGGTATTTTTATCTTGGGGCGTGGTCTTTTTGATTTTTCTTATGGTACGTGAACGCTTTGGAAAAACAGCAGGACTGATCAGCTTGCTTGTCGCCAGCACTCATATCCCTTTAGCAGCATTGGCCTCTATGCATATGGCCGAAATGACGTATGCCTTTTTAATAACCTTCACTCTTTGGTGCATACTCAAAGTTCTGAAACGCCAAACGCTGACAGGATTTTTTATCATCGGGTTTTTGCTGGCCTTTGCATTTTATTTTAAAGGCAATCACGCTTTCTTTATTCCGGCGTTTTCTCTATGGCTTCTTTATCGGGATCGCAAAAATCTTTCGGCCGCTTTTCTCAAAGTCAGTATGCTCGCTGTGGGTTGTTTGATCGTCGTGATTCCCCACGTTGTTTGGACCGGAATTCACTACGACAAACCTCAATTGGGACCTACCGCAGGAGCCCTTAACTTTGTTGAAGGAAAATGTCCTTCTAAAGACAATCGCGACTCCCGGGGTGCGCGCTGGATGTCTCCGCTCTTTGGAGTTTTAGGAGAAAGAACTTTTAAAAAATGGCCTCGCCCTTTCACCGATCAAGCTTACTTCTGGAAAGAAGGATTTAAATGCATTGAAGAAAATCCGGCCGTTCTTCTTTCTAGTTTCCGCTATATCTACTATCTTTTTGCAGGAAATACTCTGTGGCCGATTGCCGAAACACCGATGAAGACCTGGTATTATCCTTGGGAGATATTCTTTTTATATGGACTTCTTCCTTTTGCTCTTATCGGCGCTTTAAGCCTTTCACGCAAAAAGGATTCCTTCACCGAAGTCGCTGCTTTGATGATGTTGACACTGTTTTTTACTGTGTGGTTTTTCAAATCAGAAAATCGGTTCCGCGTGCCCTTTGACGCGATCATTATAGTCTGGAGTTCCGCCGGATTAGCTTGGGCTTTAGAAAAAATAAAGGCTTGGGCCCTTGAAAAACCCAAACCTTCTTCTTTGCCTCTGGAAGCAATTAAGGCTTCATCACCAACGTAA
- a CDS encoding DUF1304 domain-containing protein, translating to MLSNIFVGVVAVLHFYFLYLEMFLWTKPLGLKIFRNTPEKAKESAVLAANQGLYNGFLVAGLIWSLVHPDLLFSYQLKLFFLGCVIVAGIYGAATVSKRIFYVQAVPAILALVFTLVMKP from the coding sequence ATGCTTTCAAATATTTTTGTGGGAGTCGTTGCTGTTCTTCATTTTTATTTTCTGTATTTGGAAATGTTTCTTTGGACGAAGCCTTTGGGATTAAAAATCTTTAGAAACACGCCGGAAAAGGCGAAAGAGTCAGCAGTTCTTGCTGCCAATCAAGGACTGTATAACGGTTTTCTAGTTGCGGGACTTATCTGGAGTCTTGTGCATCCAGATCTTTTATTCAGTTACCAGCTAAAACTTTTCTTCTTAGGTTGTGTGATTGTCGCAGGCATTTATGGTGCCGCGACGGTGAGTAAGCGTATTTTTTACGTTCAAGCCGTTCCTGCTATTCTGGCTTTGGTTTTTACGTTGGTGATGAAGCCTTAA
- a CDS encoding TM2 domain-containing protein, with protein sequence MTNTTHSTLIGYILWIFGFMGAHRFYYGKPITGTIWFFTLGLLGVGWLVDLFLIPSMDRQADRRYKAGRVDYNIAWILLTFLGYFGVHRFYMGKWVTGLIWFFTGGLFFCGYLFDFWTLNEQISEVNGVG encoded by the coding sequence GTGACAAATACAACTCACTCGACATTGATCGGCTACATCCTTTGGATTTTTGGTTTTATGGGAGCGCATCGCTTTTATTACGGTAAACCGATCACGGGAACTATCTGGTTCTTTACTTTAGGTCTTTTGGGAGTCGGTTGGTTGGTGGATTTATTTTTAATTCCATCAATGGATCGCCAAGCCGATCGTCGTTATAAAGCAGGACGAGTGGACTATAACATCGCCTGGATTCTACTTACTTTTTTAGGCTACTTTGGCGTTCATCGTTTTTATATGGGAAAATGGGTGACGGGCCTTATTTGGTTTTTCACTGGCGGCCTTTTCTTTTGCGGGTATCTTTTTGACTTCTGGACATTGAATGAACAGATCTCTGAAGTGAATGGAGTGGGATAA
- a CDS encoding NAD(P)H-binding protein produces the protein MRVAIAGASGFVGKALVEVLKKDHEVVALSRSVNKQPDSKVQWRECDLFSLLDAEKALSDVDVAVYLVHSMRPSAHLIQGTFDDLDLIVADNFVRAAEKAGVKQIIYLGGMRPDDTDEVSPHLRSRWEVEQVFRKSSVPTTVLRAAIILGAEGSSFHIMTRLVRRLPVMLCPAWTRTQSQPMALKDIVFSLSHCVGNKEYFNQVFDVGGPEVVSYSSMMLKIAKICGLRRRIFRFPLVTPKLSTLWVCLITKAPKALVRPLVEGLKASLIVNPKRALHIPGYHFMNVEEALTEALKDYDESKAPLAFQGTPSRRHVVRSVQRISLPKGKTAESVAKSYQEFLPKMQPGFLKVEVKDNWIYFCWRFPLVRLLVLEYAPQRSWSHRQLFYVRGGLLARKTVRGRLEFREVLGGEYVIAAIHDFEPRIPWYIYRWTQALFHLWVMNQFGAYLNKKERTS, from the coding sequence GTGAGGGTCGCAATTGCGGGTGCCAGTGGCTTTGTTGGCAAGGCCCTTGTCGAAGTTTTAAAAAAGGATCACGAAGTCGTGGCCTTAAGTCGTTCGGTGAATAAACAGCCGGACTCGAAAGTGCAATGGCGCGAGTGTGATCTTTTTAGTCTGCTTGATGCCGAGAAGGCGTTAAGCGATGTCGATGTAGCAGTGTATCTTGTTCACTCCATGCGTCCTTCTGCGCATCTAATTCAGGGAACCTTTGATGATTTAGATTTGATCGTCGCCGATAATTTTGTTAGAGCCGCCGAAAAAGCCGGAGTAAAACAAATTATTTACCTGGGTGGCATGAGACCCGATGATACGGATGAAGTATCGCCACATTTGCGCAGTCGTTGGGAAGTCGAACAAGTATTTAGAAAAAGCTCTGTGCCTACAACCGTTCTTCGCGCCGCGATTATTCTTGGTGCGGAAGGATCTTCATTCCATATCATGACTCGTTTAGTAAGGCGTTTGCCCGTGATGTTGTGTCCAGCTTGGACACGTACTCAGAGTCAGCCCATGGCTCTAAAGGACATTGTTTTTAGTCTCAGTCATTGCGTGGGAAATAAAGAATATTTCAATCAAGTTTTCGATGTTGGGGGACCTGAAGTCGTCAGTTATTCCTCGATGATGCTAAAGATCGCGAAGATTTGCGGTCTTCGTCGCCGAATTTTTCGTTTTCCTTTGGTTACACCAAAGCTTTCGACACTTTGGGTGTGTTTAATTACGAAAGCTCCTAAAGCTTTAGTGCGTCCTTTGGTAGAAGGTTTAAAAGCGTCTCTTATCGTAAATCCAAAAAGAGCGTTGCATATTCCAGGTTATCATTTCATGAATGTGGAGGAAGCTCTTACGGAAGCATTGAAAGATTACGACGAATCTAAAGCTCCTCTGGCATTTCAAGGAACGCCCTCACGTCGGCATGTCGTTCGTTCGGTGCAAAGAATCTCTTTACCTAAAGGGAAAACGGCAGAGAGTGTCGCTAAAAGCTATCAAGAATTTCTGCCGAAGATGCAACCGGGATTCTTGAAAGTTGAAGTGAAAGATAACTGGATTTATTTTTGCTGGCGCTTTCCATTAGTTCGTCTTTTGGTTCTAGAATATGCTCCTCAGCGCAGCTGGTCCCATCGACAACTTTTTTATGTGCGCGGCGGACTTCTAGCGCGCAAGACGGTTCGTGGTCGTTTAGAATTTCGTGAAGTTTTGGGCGGAGAGTATGTGATTGCGGCTATTCATGATTTTGAACCGCGCATACCTTGGTATATTTATAGATGGACGCAAGCTCTCTTTCATCTTTGGGTAATGAATCAATTTGGTGCATACTTAAATAAAAAGGAGAGGACATCGTGA
- a CDS encoding Hsp20/alpha crystallin family protein, whose protein sequence is MRLLTPYWSTQRTTSTDLFNEMEKFFENFAQAPATPAERTYSPAYEITEGENYYLISADLPGVKKEDIKIEMNENVLTISGERKRDNKTASFKRSFSVPNTVDFEKIEANHEDGVLSIQLPKAAAMKARTIEIQSKTGDSSEKLNTPSH, encoded by the coding sequence ATGAGACTTTTAACACCTTATTGGTCAACTCAAAGAACAACATCAACGGATCTTTTCAACGAGATGGAGAAATTTTTCGAAAATTTCGCGCAGGCGCCTGCCACACCAGCAGAGCGTACTTATTCTCCAGCCTATGAAATTACAGAAGGTGAAAATTATTACCTAATTAGCGCGGATCTTCCTGGCGTCAAAAAGGAAGATATTAAAATCGAGATGAATGAGAACGTTCTCACCATCTCTGGCGAAAGAAAACGAGATAATAAAACTGCTTCTTTTAAACGAAGCTTTAGTGTGCCGAACACGGTGGACTTTGAAAAAATCGAAGCCAACCATGAAGACGGTGTTTTAAGTATTCAATTACCTAAAGCTGCCGCGATGAAGGCACGCACTATTGAAATCCAATCTAAAACTGGGGATTCTTCCGAAAAACTCAATACTCCTTCCCACTAA
- a CDS encoding DUF924 family protein, with protein sequence MDWQPVLDFWFEEIDPSFWFMKDDLFDQQIRTRFSKTYDYVVAGNSAGWRQTPEGRLSEVIVLDQFARNMFRDTPKAFAADPLALHLAQEAVRVGDDQKISLEQRSFIYMPYMHSEDPEVHKKAVELFSQKGLENGLKYEILHKNIIDRFGRYPHRNRVLGRTSTPEEIEFLKTPGSSF encoded by the coding sequence ATGGATTGGCAGCCCGTTTTAGATTTTTGGTTTGAAGAAATTGATCCTAGCTTCTGGTTTATGAAAGATGATCTTTTTGACCAGCAGATTCGCACTCGTTTTTCTAAAACGTATGACTATGTCGTTGCGGGAAATTCAGCAGGATGGAGACAAACTCCAGAAGGGCGTCTTTCTGAAGTGATTGTTTTAGATCAATTCGCTCGCAATATGTTTCGTGATACTCCCAAAGCATTTGCCGCCGATCCTTTGGCATTGCATTTAGCGCAAGAAGCTGTTCGCGTAGGTGACGATCAAAAAATTTCTTTAGAACAAAGATCTTTTATCTATATGCCTTACATGCATAGCGAGGATCCAGAAGTTCACAAAAAAGCCGTGGAGCTTTTTTCGCAAAAAGGTCTTGAGAACGGTTTAAAATACGAAATTCTTCACAAGAATATTATCGATCGTTTTGGAAGATACCCTCACCGCAATAGAGTTTTGGGACGCACGTCGACTCCGGAAGAAATTGAATTTTTAAAAACGCCGGGTTCTTCGTTTTAG
- a CDS encoding GreA/GreB family elongation factor: MNKKKLIENIRTQLTNDLDVLKQAAKATYEAATHEESKPENEYDTRGLEASYLAGAQAKRIAEIEELLVIFKHVDIKDFGPNDKINSTALVEVESNGKHSFFFIMAKGGGLSISYEGRTIQVITPSSPLGEALQDLKVGGIAVVENGDQFREYEVLNIW, encoded by the coding sequence TTGAATAAAAAGAAACTCATCGAAAATATTCGTACGCAGCTTACTAACGACTTGGACGTTTTAAAACAAGCCGCTAAGGCGACTTACGAAGCAGCCACTCATGAAGAAAGCAAACCCGAAAACGAATATGACACTCGCGGTTTGGAAGCTTCTTACCTTGCAGGCGCTCAAGCCAAGCGCATTGCTGAAATTGAAGAACTCTTGGTGATTTTCAAACACGTCGACATCAAAGACTTCGGACCTAATGATAAAATCAACTCAACAGCTTTGGTCGAAGTTGAATCCAACGGCAAACACAGTTTCTTTTTTATCATGGCAAAAGGTGGCGGTCTTAGTATTTCTTATGAAGGCCGTACCATCCAAGTTATCACTCCCAGCAGCCCTTTAGGTGAAGCGTTGCAGGACTTGAAGGTCGGCGGAATTGCCGTCGTCGAAAACGGCGATCAATTCCGCGAGTATGAAGTGCTCAATATCTGGTAA
- a CDS encoding VOC family protein yields the protein MAQKVEPVPNPQAPLTPYICIRGAAKAIEFYKKAFGAEELFRMEDPSGKIGHAEIRVAGGNLMIADEFPEMDFRSPESLGGNPMTLHLYVKDVDAFTDRAVKAGMTVDRPVADQFYGDRGGKLKDPFGYIWWISTHKEDVSPEELKKRAQKAYQERQ from the coding sequence ATGGCACAAAAAGTAGAACCAGTCCCGAACCCGCAAGCTCCTTTGACTCCGTACATCTGTATTCGTGGAGCTGCCAAAGCCATCGAGTTTTATAAAAAAGCTTTCGGTGCAGAGGAACTCTTTCGCATGGAGGATCCTTCTGGAAAAATCGGACACGCTGAAATTCGTGTGGCGGGAGGCAATCTGATGATTGCTGATGAATTTCCAGAAATGGATTTTCGCAGTCCCGAATCTTTGGGCGGAAATCCGATGACGCTGCATCTTTATGTGAAGGATGTGGATGCATTTACGGATAGAGCCGTGAAAGCGGGAATGACTGTGGACCGTCCTGTCGCGGATCAGTTTTATGGAGACCGTGGAGGAAAGCTAAAAGATCCATTTGGATATATTTGGTGGATCTCAACGCATAAAGAAGATGTCTCGCCCGAGGAATTAAAAAAACGTGCACAAAAAGCGTATCAGGAAAGACAGTAA